The genomic window TCCAGCCCAGGCCCCACCTCGCGCAGCACGCGCGCATGGTAGGCATCCACCCATTCCCGCTCGAAGCGCGTTAGCGCCGCCACATCCAGCAGGGCGCGGCAATAGGGCGCGAGCGTCAGCGTCTCGAACTCCAGGAAGGGGCGGGCCTGGTCGGGCTGGGGCTCGGCGGGGCGGGCCAGCAGCAGGTTCTCGATGCGGATGCCGTAATGGCCTGGCAAATAATAGCCGGGCTCATTGGACAGGATCATGCCCGGGCGGAGGGGCACCACCTTGGCCGCGCGGCTGAAGGCGGCCGGGCCCTCATGCACCGACAGGAAGCTGCCCACGCCATGCCCGGTGCCGTGGTCGTAGTCGAGGCCCATATCCCAGAGCGGCCGGCGTGCGATGGCATCCAAATGCGGCCCCGCCACCCCTTCCGGAAAGCGCAGCGTGCCCAGCGCGATATGCCCGCGCAGCACCGCCGTGTAGCGCGCGCGCAGCGCGGCCGGCGCGGGGTCGGGCCCGGTCCAGAGGGTGCGGGTGATGTCGGTGGTGCCGTCCGGGAACTGCGCGCCGCTGTCAATCAGGTAGCACTCGTTGGGGCGGATGGGACGGTCGGTGTCGGGCGTCACGCGGTAATGGACGATGGCGCCATTCTCGCCGGCGCCGGAGATGGCGGGGAAGCTCTCGGCCACGAAGCCCGGCAGCAGGCGGCGCTGGTCGAGCAGATGGGCGGCGGCGGACATCTCGGTCAGGCCGCCGCGTGGCGCATGCTCCGCGAACCAGGCCAGGAAGCGGGCCACGGCGCCGGCATCGCGGAGCTGCGCGGCGCGGGCGCCTTCCTGCTCCACGGGGTTCTTCATGGCGCGGGGCAGGCGGCAAGGGTCCTCGCCCGTGGTCACCTTGGCGCCGGCCTCGCGCAGGGTGGCGGCGAACCAGGCGGGGGTGGCCTCGGGGTCGAGGCGCACGGTGCGGCCGGACAGGGCGCGCAGCGCGCCGGGCAGCGCGGTGCGGGGCGAAATGCTGACGGCATTGCCCAGATGGGCGCGCGTCGCTTCCGGCACGCGCTCGGGCGCGTTCAGGAACAGCGCCACCGAGGCATCCTCGTGCAGCACCGCGAAGGCCAGCGGCAGCGGCGTGTGGGCCAGGTCCGCGCCGCGGATGTTCAGCAGCCAGGCGACGGAATGGGCATCGGCCAGCACGCAGGCCTGTTCGCCGGCCGCGCGCAGGGCGGCCGCCGCGGCCTCGCGCTTGGCCGCGCCCGTGACCCCGGCCTGGGCCAGGGCGTGGGGCAGCACGGGGGTGGCGGGCGGCGCGGGCCGGTCGGTCCAGAGCGCATCAATGGGGTTGGGTGAGAGGGGCACCAGCGTCACGCCCGCGAAACGCTGCAGCGCGGCCTCGCTGTGCAACCACGGGTCGTAGCCGATGGCCAGGCCCTGGGCGTGCTCGCGCAGCCATTCGGCCGGCGGCTCCTCGGTGATGTGGCGGCGTTCCCACAGTGCGGGATCGGTCTCGGCGGCAAGCTGGGTGGTGTAGCGGCCATCGGTGAACACCGCGGCGCGGCCGGGCAGCACCACGGCCATGCCCGCGCTGCCGGTGAAGCCGGTCAGCCAGGCCAGGCGTTCGCCGGCCTTGGGGACGTATTCCCCCAGATGCTCGTCGCCGCGCGGGACGAGGAAGCCCGAAACACCCTGGGCGGCCAAGGCCTCGCGCAGCGCGGCCAGGCGGTGCAACTTTTCGTTCATTTCTGCCTCAGTTCCGTCATAATGACATAAGTCCACAGGATGTCATGCGTTCAGCGCATGTGTGCAGTCGCAGCATAGCGCAACCAGAAGACGCAAAACCCCCCTATATCCTCCCCCACGAGAGCGGCGCCGCCGCCTTCAGAACCCGGGCGATGACCGCCCACAGATATTCGGATGGACCACATGGACTCCCGCATCACCCCGGCCGAAGCCGCGATGCTGATGCCTTACCCGCACCTCGACCGCCTGAACGCGGCCGAGCGCGCCGAGGTGCTGACCGCCCGCGCCCGCGCCCTGCGCGCCAGCGTCATCCTGGCAGCCATCACCGGCGCCTTCCAGGCCCTGGGCCGTGGCTTCGCCGCGATGCAGCGCCGCAACCGCACCGCCGAGGAGCTGAGCCAGCTCAGCGACCGCGCCCTGGCCGATATCGGGGTGATGCGCGGCAATATTCACGAGATCGCCGCCCGTCCCTTCCCGCAGGCGGCGAATGATGTGGCCGGGACCCGCCACGCGGCCTGAACGGGCCCACTGGTCGCTTCCGCCCCGCGCCGGGTGCATAACTGCCCCGGCGCGGTTCTTTCTTGTGCAAGGCTGACGCTTCGCCTCAGCTTTCGCTTATGCAAAACGCCCCCGCCCGATCGGCCAAGACCATCCTCTGGGTGGCCATCATCGGGGCGGCGGCCACCTCCTCCCTCGCCATGGGCATCCGGCAGACCTATGGTTTGCTGCTGCTGCCCATGTCCGCCGAGCACGCCGTGGCCCCTTGGGCCTTCGGCCTCGCGGTCGCGCTGCACAACCTGACCTGGGGCCTGGCCCAGCCCGTCTCGGGCAGCATGGCCGACAAATATGGCTCCGGCCGGGTCATGGCGGTGGGCGGCGTCTTCTACCTGATCGGCTGCGGGCTGCCCGCGCTCTTCCCCACCAATGCGATGGTGCTGCTGGGCATCGGGCTCTTCTCGGGCTTCGGCGTGGCCTGCGCGGGGACGGGGCTGGCCCTGGCCGCCATCGGGCGCCTCGCGCCCCCGAGAAGCGGGGCGAGTATATTGGCATCGCCAGCGCCGGCGGCTCGCTCGGGCAGGCGGCCATGGTGCCCATCACCTTCGGCGCCATCGGCTGGCTGGGTTCGGCGGGCGCGCTGGCCATGCTGGCGGTGACCGCGCTGCTGATCATTCCCATCGCCCGCAACATCGAATGGCGGCCCGCCCCGCGTGTGGGCGCGCCGGCCGCGGGGCTGATGGGGCTGCCGGCGCTGGCGAAGCGCGCGCTGGCCGACCGCGACTTCGCCCTGCTGACGGGCGGCTTCTTCGCCTGCGGCTTCCAGTTGGCCTTCCTGACCACGCATTTGCCCTCGCACATCGCGCTCTGTGGCCTGGCGCCCAGCCTGGGGATGACGGCGCTGATGCTGATCGGGCTGTTCAACATCCCGGGTTCCTGGTTCTGCGGCTGGCTCTCCTCGCGCATCAAGCCCGAGACGGGGCTGGGCTGGATCTACCTGGTGCGGACAGTGGCCATCGCGCTCTTCGCGGTGGCGACGCCCACCGAATGGGGCACCATGGTCTTCGCCGCCGTGATGGGCTTCGTCTGGCTGGGGACGGTGCCGCTGACCTCGGCCGCCATCGCGCGGCGCTTCGGGGTGGGGGATCTGGGGGCGCTCTATGGCGTGTGCTTCTTCAGCCACCAGATCGGCGGCTTCCTGGGCGCGGGGGCGGGGGCGCTGCTGCTGGGCGTCACCGGCAATTACGACGCCTTCTGGCCGGTGATGATCGTGGTGGGGCTGACGGCCAGCGTGCTGAACTGGATGACGAAGCCGCCGGGCGCGCGCGCCCTGCCCGCCTGACGGCACGCCCTGCCCATCGCCTGGGCAGAACGGGGCGTGGGTGGGGGCTTCTACGGGAGTTTACGGGGTGTGCGGGGGGCGTCCGCGGTGGTCCGCTGCGGCCAACCCCGTCCAGAGGACCGTCCCATGAACCGCCGCAGCCTGCTGCTTGCCACCCCTGCCCTGGCGATGCCCGCCATCGCGCGCGCCCAGGGCGGTTTTCCTGACCGGCCCATCCGCGTCATCATCGGCTACCCGGCCGGCGGCGGCACCGATGTGGTGGGCCGCCCCATCATGACGCGCCTCTCCGAGCATCTGGGCGTGCCTGTCGTGGTCGAGAACCGCGCCGGCGCCAATGGCAACATCGCCATGGAGCACATGACGCGCGTGGAGCCGGACGGATACACGCTGTTCATGGGCGATGCGGGCAATCTCGGCATCACCCACGCGCTCTACCCCAGCCTGCCCTTCGACACGCAGCGGGACTTCGTGGGCGTGGCGCAGCTCACCGCCGGGCCGGTCGTGCTGGTCATCGGCGGCGGCGTGCCGGCGCGGGACCTGGCCGAATGGACCGCCCTGCTGAAGTCGCGGCCCGAGGCCTTCAACTTCGGCTCGGCCGGGGTGGGGTCGGGGCCGCATCTCTTCTACGAAAGCTGGCGGCGCGCGGCCGGCGTCTCCATGACGCATGTGCCCTATCGCGGCACCGGGCCCGCCCTGGTCGGGCTGCTGGCGGGCGATGTGCACATGATGATCGGCAATTACGGCGTCTTCCGCGGGGCGCATGAGGCGGGGCGGGTGAAGGTGTTGGCCATCTCCACCCCCGCGCGCCATCCGAACCTGCCCGACATCCCCACGGTGCGCGAGGCCGGGACGGATTGGGGCGTGATCGGCTTCAACGGCATCATCGCCCCGCGCCGCATCGCGCCCGAGCGGCGGCAGCGGCTGGAGGATGGGTTCCGCCACGTCATGTCCCAGCCCGAGATGCGTGAGCAGATGCACGGCTTCGG from Roseococcus microcysteis includes these protein-coding regions:
- a CDS encoding aminopeptidase P family protein: MNEKLHRLAALREALAAQGVSGFLVPRGDEHLGEYVPKAGERLAWLTGFTGSAGMAVVLPGRAAVFTDGRYTTQLAAETDPALWERRHITEEPPAEWLREHAQGLAIGYDPWLHSEAALQRFAGVTLVPLSPNPIDALWTDRPAPPATPVLPHALAQAGVTGAAKREAAAAALRAAGEQACVLADAHSVAWLLNIRGADLAHTPLPLAFAVLHEDASVALFLNAPERVPEATRAHLGNAVSISPRTALPGALRALSGRTVRLDPEATPAWFAATLREAGAKVTTGEDPCRLPRAMKNPVEQEGARAAQLRDAGAVARFLAWFAEHAPRGGLTEMSAAAHLLDQRRLLPGFVAESFPAISGAGENGAIVHYRVTPDTDRPIRPNECYLIDSGAQFPDGTTDITRTLWTGPDPAPAALRARYTAVLRGHIALGTLRFPEGVAGPHLDAIARRPLWDMGLDYDHGTGHGVGSFLSVHEGPAAFSRAAKVVPLRPGMILSNEPGYYLPGHYGIRIENLLLARPAEPQPDQARPFLEFETLTLAPYCRALLDVAALTRFEREWVDAYHARVLREVGPGLDAATRGWLERECAPL
- a CDS encoding Bug family tripartite tricarboxylate transporter substrate binding protein; the encoded protein is MNRRSLLLATPALAMPAIARAQGGFPDRPIRVIIGYPAGGGTDVVGRPIMTRLSEHLGVPVVVENRAGANGNIAMEHMTRVEPDGYTLFMGDAGNLGITHALYPSLPFDTQRDFVGVAQLTAGPVVLVIGGGVPARDLAEWTALLKSRPEAFNFGSAGVGSGPHLFYESWRRAAGVSMTHVPYRGTGPALVGLLAGDVHMMIGNYGVFRGAHEAGRVKVLAISTPARHPNLPDIPTVREAGTDWGVIGFNGIIAPRRIAPERRQRLEDGFRHVMSQPEMREQMHGFGSLVDFAPGADLDRRMAAERESWTRLVREANIQPE
- a CDS encoding DUF1127 domain-containing protein produces the protein MDSRITPAEAAMLMPYPHLDRLNAAERAEVLTARARALRASVILAAITGAFQALGRGFAAMQRRNRTAEELSQLSDRALADIGVMRGNIHEIAARPFPQAANDVAGTRHAA